In a single window of the Thermotoga sp. KOL6 genome:
- the fliG gene encoding flagellar motor switch protein FliG, protein MPEKKLDGKRKAAVLLVALGPEKAAQVMKHLDEETVEQLVVEIANIGKVSQEEKRQVLEEFLNLVKAKEMISEGGIEYAKRVLEKAFGPEKARKIIERLTSSLQVKPFSFIRDTDPVQLVNFLQGEHPQTIAVVLSYLDPPVAAQILGALPEDLQSEVLKRIALLERTSPEVVKEIEKSLEKRLSGFVSQTFSKVGGIDTAAEIMNNIDRSTEKKIMDKLAQENPELADEIRRRMFVFEDILKLDDRSIQIVLREVDTRDLALALKGASDELKEKIFRNMSKRAAALLKDELEYMGPVRLKDVEEAQQKIINIIRRLEEAGEIVIARGGGEELIM, encoded by the coding sequence TTGCCCGAGAAGAAACTCGATGGAAAGAGAAAGGCAGCGGTTCTCCTAGTTGCTCTTGGCCCGGAAAAGGCCGCCCAGGTGATGAAACATTTAGATGAAGAAACCGTTGAACAACTTGTAGTAGAGATTGCAAACATAGGGAAGGTCTCTCAAGAAGAAAAAAGACAGGTTCTGGAGGAATTTTTGAATCTCGTCAAAGCTAAAGAAATGATCTCCGAAGGTGGAATAGAGTATGCGAAAAGGGTTTTAGAGAAGGCATTTGGTCCAGAGAAGGCAAGAAAAATTATCGAAAGACTAACTTCCTCGCTCCAGGTTAAACCTTTCAGTTTCATAAGAGACACCGACCCTGTTCAACTTGTAAATTTCCTCCAGGGAGAACATCCCCAGACAATCGCAGTAGTTTTGAGCTATCTTGATCCGCCAGTTGCGGCTCAAATTCTCGGTGCTTTGCCTGAAGATCTTCAATCCGAGGTTCTGAAAAGAATCGCGCTCCTTGAAAGAACATCACCAGAAGTGGTAAAAGAAATAGAGAAAAGTTTGGAAAAGAGACTCTCTGGTTTTGTGAGTCAAACTTTCAGTAAAGTAGGAGGAATCGATACCGCCGCTGAAATCATGAACAACATCGACAGAAGTACCGAGAAAAAAATTATGGATAAACTGGCCCAGGAGAATCCAGAACTTGCAGATGAGATCAGAAGAAGAATGTTCGTGTTTGAAGACATTCTCAAACTTGACGATAGATCGATACAGATTGTTTTGAGGGAAGTGGATACGAGAGATTTGGCTCTCGCTCTAAAAGGCGCATCGGATGAACTGAAGGAGAAGATATTCAGGAACATGTCAAAAAGAGCTGCTGCCCTTTTGAAAGATGAACTCGAATACATGGGACCTGTCAGGTTAAAGGATGTTGAGGAAGCACAGCAAAAAATCATAAATATCATCAGAAGACTGGAAGAAGCAGGTGAGATAGTTATAGCAAGAGGTGGCGGAGAGGAGTTGATCATGTAA
- the fliF gene encoding flagellar basal-body MS-ring/collar protein FliF has product MNFLESIKSLWKKTLNTWNSLSRERKFLVGGIMIAIIVSIVLFLIVATTPHYRLLVAGLSEEEAGTVIQKLEEMNVPYKVTAGGDIYVPDKYNVYELRMKLASEGTLGSSRKGFSILNENSFGATSFDKQVKYQIALQEELERSIMTIKGVKNARVHLVLPKYTYYVRGEMAEPRASVLVVLERPDALTREQVKGIVELVSGAVEGLKPENVRVVDNYSRSLSDMLKTDEETFLASNKLELKQQVEKYYESKIKKALENVFGPGRVEVIPDVSLNWTKIETEMKKYEAPARREGLVRSQETETEKSQNAPPSSGGEVGTESNIPPLSYPSITGEGTSTYERTHTITNYELNEIYQKILQNHEGEISSLSIAVIIDASSTVLQNGNNWSDIINDLVEKGVGSITSSASLSVAVAFLPFDRTIEKTLEREIELIQARKRFTIYSVGIALLGFLLFLLIYILIVQFRRMRARKLAEERRRRLEEEIKEVLQEELKEEEEISPEEKEILELMEELENIFSRSPSDIAEIVRLWFFERG; this is encoded by the coding sequence ATGAATTTCCTTGAATCGATAAAGTCTCTATGGAAAAAAACATTGAATACCTGGAATTCCCTGTCTCGAGAGAGAAAATTCCTCGTCGGAGGAATAATGATTGCCATTATTGTCTCTATCGTTCTCTTCTTAATCGTAGCAACCACTCCTCACTATAGACTTCTTGTCGCCGGTCTGAGCGAAGAAGAAGCAGGAACGGTTATCCAAAAATTAGAAGAGATGAACGTTCCCTACAAAGTTACAGCGGGTGGAGATATCTATGTTCCCGACAAATACAACGTGTACGAACTAAGGATGAAACTCGCTTCCGAAGGGACGTTGGGAAGTTCTAGGAAAGGGTTTTCTATACTCAATGAAAATTCTTTCGGTGCCACAAGTTTCGACAAACAAGTGAAGTATCAGATCGCTCTTCAGGAAGAATTGGAACGGAGTATTATGACCATAAAAGGCGTTAAAAATGCGCGTGTTCACCTCGTTCTTCCAAAGTACACTTACTATGTCCGCGGTGAAATGGCCGAACCACGGGCTTCCGTTCTTGTTGTATTAGAAAGACCCGATGCGCTAACACGAGAACAAGTAAAAGGTATCGTCGAACTGGTTTCTGGAGCAGTGGAAGGTTTGAAACCGGAAAATGTAAGGGTCGTGGATAACTATTCTAGATCACTGAGTGACATGCTGAAAACCGATGAAGAAACTTTTCTCGCTTCAAATAAGCTCGAGTTAAAACAACAGGTCGAAAAATATTATGAATCCAAGATAAAGAAAGCTCTAGAAAACGTTTTCGGCCCTGGGAGAGTCGAGGTTATACCTGACGTTTCCCTAAATTGGACAAAAATAGAAACGGAAATGAAAAAATACGAAGCTCCTGCAAGAAGAGAAGGACTCGTCAGAAGCCAAGAAACGGAAACAGAGAAAAGTCAAAATGCACCACCTTCGTCAGGAGGAGAAGTGGGAACAGAATCCAACATTCCTCCTCTCAGCTACCCCTCTATCACCGGCGAAGGAACAAGTACTTACGAAAGAACACACACGATAACAAACTACGAGCTAAACGAGATATATCAAAAGATTCTTCAAAACCATGAAGGTGAAATTTCATCCCTCTCCATTGCTGTGATTATAGATGCTTCTTCAACAGTTTTGCAGAATGGCAACAATTGGAGTGACATTATAAACGATCTAGTTGAAAAAGGCGTAGGATCGATCACTTCTTCGGCTTCTTTGAGCGTTGCTGTCGCATTCTTACCCTTCGATCGAACAATAGAGAAAACGCTGGAGAGAGAGATTGAACTAATCCAAGCAAGAAAAAGGTTCACCATTTATTCGGTTGGAATCGCCCTGTTGGGATTCCTTCTTTTCCTTCTCATCTACATTTTAATCGTTCAGTTTAGAAGAATGAGAGCAAGGAAATTGGCTGAAGAGAGAAGAAGAAGATTGGAAGAAGAGATAAAGGAAGTCCTTCAGGAAGAGTTAAAAGAGGAAGAAGAAATCTCTCCCGAGGAGAAAGAAATCTTGGAGCTCATGGAGGAGTTGGAAAACATATTCAGCCGGTCTCCCTCCGACATTGCAGAGATAGTCCGTTTGTGGTTCTTTGAGAGGGGATGA
- the ecfA2 gene encoding energy-coupling factor ABC transporter ATP-binding protein EcfA2, with the protein MKIEVVGVSHIFYQGTPLERVALKEINLVIEEGECVLVAGNTGSGKSTLLQIIAGLIEPTAGQVLYDGERRKGYEVRKQIGIAFQYPEDQFFAESVFDEVAFAVKNFYPEEDPVRLVKKAMEFVGLDFEIYKYRVPFFLSGGEKRRVAIASVIVHEPDVLILDEPLVGLDREGKRDLLKILERWRNTGKTVVLISHDIETVIDHVDRVVFLKEGKKIFDGTKEKFIREFDSSYFTAKLKVMKRLILEGKNPFSMSDDELIKGVCQ; encoded by the coding sequence ATGAAGATCGAAGTTGTTGGAGTTTCACATATTTTCTACCAAGGAACCCCCCTGGAAAGGGTGGCGCTCAAAGAAATCAACCTCGTTATTGAAGAAGGTGAATGCGTCCTCGTTGCTGGAAATACTGGCTCGGGGAAGTCTACTCTTCTTCAAATTATAGCAGGTTTGATCGAACCGACTGCCGGTCAAGTGCTTTACGATGGAGAACGAAGGAAAGGATACGAAGTGAGAAAACAGATTGGGATCGCGTTTCAATATCCAGAGGATCAGTTTTTTGCAGAAAGCGTTTTCGACGAAGTTGCTTTTGCTGTGAAGAACTTTTATCCGGAAGAAGATCCAGTTCGTCTTGTGAAAAAAGCTATGGAATTCGTGGGTTTGGATTTTGAGATCTACAAATATAGAGTACCTTTTTTCCTATCTGGAGGGGAAAAAAGAAGGGTAGCAATTGCTTCTGTAATTGTTCACGAACCAGACGTCTTGATCCTTGATGAACCTTTGGTTGGGTTAGATCGAGAGGGGAAGAGAGACCTTTTAAAGATCTTGGAACGGTGGAGAAATACCGGTAAAACTGTCGTATTGATATCTCACGACATTGAGACCGTGATAGACCATGTGGATCGTGTGGTTTTTCTAAAGGAAGGAAAGAAGATTTTTGATGGAACGAAGGAGAAATTCATCAGGGAATTCGATTCATCTTACTTCACCGCCAAGCTGAAGGTGATGAAAAGACTGATTTTGGAAGGAAAAAATCCATTCTCGATGAGCGATGATGAACTCATAAAAGGAGTGTGTCAATGA
- a CDS encoding S4 domain-containing protein — protein sequence MRLDVFLKISVVKRRTVAQKLLKGQRVLVNGRPAKASYEVKDGDLVEVFLPTKKILMRVVGNGGYEILSEERLNRFS from the coding sequence ATGAGGTTAGATGTGTTTTTGAAAATCTCCGTTGTGAAACGAAGAACAGTGGCACAGAAGTTGTTAAAAGGTCAAAGGGTTCTTGTAAACGGCAGACCGGCAAAAGCGTCCTACGAAGTAAAAGATGGAGACTTGGTAGAAGTCTTCCTTCCCACAAAAAAGATTCTGATGAGAGTTGTTGGGAACGGTGGATATGAGATCCTCAGTGAGGAAAGATTGAATAGATTTTCTTGA
- a CDS encoding biotin--[acetyl-CoA-carboxylase] ligase, producing the protein MIGEKIVSFETINSTNRFLMENHTNYPDGTVVVALKQTSGYGRNKRIWYSPKGGLWFSVLFKPRKQIEPSFYTRLFSVSVVRTLEKFKIHVNIKWPNDIYLYGRKLAGVLSEGIFEGKKPVAIVVGVGINVNNDIPEELKTQAISLKEIMNKEFSLMKLLEMILKNARILLRKYTKKKEALTRIWKRYLIQKEGDILHLREGGQEKLGRIVKITSDYLLIEIDGEIKKIYSIFPH; encoded by the coding sequence ATGATCGGAGAAAAGATTGTCTCCTTTGAAACAATAAATTCCACAAATCGCTTTTTAATGGAAAATCATACCAATTATCCAGACGGCACAGTCGTTGTTGCCTTGAAGCAAACGTCGGGCTACGGTAGGAACAAGAGAATTTGGTATTCTCCAAAAGGCGGATTGTGGTTTTCTGTTCTTTTCAAACCCAGAAAACAGATTGAGCCGTCCTTTTACACAAGACTTTTCTCAGTGAGTGTTGTGAGAACTTTAGAAAAATTTAAGATTCACGTGAACATAAAGTGGCCTAACGACATCTATCTATACGGGAGAAAGCTGGCAGGGGTTCTCTCGGAAGGTATTTTCGAAGGAAAAAAACCTGTGGCCATAGTGGTTGGTGTTGGTATCAACGTGAACAACGACATACCAGAAGAACTGAAAACACAAGCAATCAGCCTGAAAGAAATAATGAACAAAGAATTCTCTCTGATGAAGTTGTTAGAAATGATCCTTAAAAATGCCCGAATACTTCTCAGAAAGTATACCAAGAAAAAAGAAGCTTTAACACGCATCTGGAAGAGATACCTGATTCAGAAAGAGGGAGATATTCTGCACCTCCGAGAAGGGGGACAAGAAAAACTGGGGAGAATCGTGAAGATAACATCAGATTACCTTTTGATTGAGATAGATGGAGAAATCAAGAAAATCTATTCAATCTTTCCTCACTGA
- a CDS encoding D-cysteine desulfhydrase family protein, which produces MKLELAFKPTPIQFLKKTSKEYGFEIYVKRDDLTELVGSGNKIRKLEYLMGDAMKKGATIVFTCGGLQSNHARATAYVARKLGLKAVLFLRKGEKNLNGNLLLDFLLGAEFVEVSEEEYEDIERIFLIHKREREKKGEKVYVIPEGGSNALGALGYFGMVMELEKQIDIESLDAVVCAVGSGGTIAGISAGLTFLGYNVPVIGVNVTTKNASYFAEKVSKILADMEDLDLKTKSSSFEILDSYRGPGYAIPAEEDVQIIKEMASKEAILLDPVYTAKAFRGMLDMFKFSGKRVLFVHTGGLFGIFAQSRRFEQCFTTQ; this is translated from the coding sequence ATGAAACTGGAACTCGCCTTCAAACCCACTCCTATTCAATTTTTAAAGAAGACATCAAAAGAATACGGATTTGAGATATACGTCAAAAGAGACGACCTCACCGAGCTCGTTGGATCTGGAAACAAAATAAGAAAACTGGAGTATCTTATGGGAGATGCCATGAAAAAAGGCGCCACCATAGTTTTTACTTGTGGTGGGCTCCAATCTAACCATGCAAGGGCAACAGCTTACGTTGCGCGGAAACTTGGTCTTAAAGCTGTGTTGTTTCTCAGAAAAGGTGAAAAGAATTTAAACGGCAATCTTCTTTTGGATTTCCTTCTTGGTGCAGAATTTGTAGAAGTTTCGGAAGAAGAATACGAGGATATAGAACGTATATTTTTGATTCACAAGAGAGAAAGAGAGAAGAAAGGTGAGAAAGTATACGTGATTCCTGAAGGGGGTTCTAACGCACTTGGTGCTCTTGGATATTTTGGGATGGTAATGGAACTTGAGAAGCAAATCGACATAGAATCTCTAGATGCCGTGGTTTGTGCGGTTGGCAGCGGAGGAACAATCGCTGGAATTTCAGCTGGTCTCACTTTTTTAGGATACAATGTTCCAGTAATTGGAGTGAATGTAACCACGAAAAACGCAAGTTATTTCGCTGAAAAGGTGAGCAAGATACTCGCGGACATGGAAGATTTGGATTTGAAAACGAAGAGTTCCTCTTTCGAGATTTTGGATTCTTACAGAGGCCCAGGTTACGCTATTCCTGCTGAAGAGGATGTACAGATCATAAAAGAAATGGCCTCTAAGGAAGCGATACTTCTTGATCCGGTGTACACCGCAAAGGCGTTCAGAGGTATGCTGGATATGTTCAAATTTTCCGGTAAGAGAGTTTTGTTCGTACACACTGGTGGGCTCTTTGGCATATTTGCTCAAAGCAGGAGGTTCGAACAGTGTTTCACTACGCAGTAA
- a CDS encoding DUF554 domain-containing protein: protein MFHYAVILNAMGVLLGAFIGFVFKRKIPQRFHEILFTVIGLTTLGIGIRMVTQGNDFLLILLSLVVGGVLGEFLKIEDRIESVGRKFRDSQGFAESFLTSSLLFLVGPMTIVGSLNIGLTGNAELILIKTALDTVSATVLTATLGTGVFLSSLSVFFVQGLLVLFAKELTFLMDEMFIADFVGTGGVMILGLAIRILKLREIKVGNLLPSLVLIPLFDWIKNLF from the coding sequence GTGTTTCACTACGCAGTAATCTTGAACGCGATGGGAGTGCTGCTTGGTGCATTCATAGGTTTTGTTTTCAAAAGAAAGATTCCTCAGAGATTTCACGAGATCTTGTTCACGGTGATTGGCCTTACCACACTGGGAATAGGTATCAGGATGGTGACTCAAGGGAACGATTTCCTGCTGATATTGCTTTCTCTTGTAGTTGGTGGAGTACTCGGTGAATTTTTGAAAATAGAGGATAGGATAGAAAGTGTTGGCAGAAAGTTCAGAGATTCACAAGGATTCGCTGAGAGTTTTCTTACATCTTCTCTTTTGTTCCTCGTTGGACCTATGACCATCGTGGGGTCTTTGAATATAGGACTCACTGGAAACGCAGAATTGATACTCATAAAAACTGCACTCGATACCGTGTCTGCGACCGTACTCACGGCGACTCTCGGAACGGGTGTATTTCTTTCCTCGCTTTCTGTTTTTTTTGTTCAAGGATTGCTCGTTCTTTTTGCAAAAGAGCTCACTTTTCTCATGGATGAGATGTTTATCGCAGATTTCGTTGGAACCGGCGGGGTAATGATTCTAGGTCTTGCTATAAGGATTCTAAAACTCAGAGAAATCAAGGTTGGAAATTTGTTGCCCTCTCTTGTGTTGATACCACTTTTTGACTGGATAAAAAACCTTTTCTGA
- the nuoE gene encoding NADH-quinone oxidoreductase subunit NuoE: protein MRDVIVEIVRKARESAEERDILINTLHEIQKRFKNFIPPEAAEILSEELNVPLSKIYEVLTFYTMFSTKPKGRYVIRVCESLPCHVEGGREVVKALKETLKIDFGQTTSDGMFTLEMTSCLGLCGVAPVIMVNDEYYGNMTPEKVKELVDKLRGDVK, encoded by the coding sequence ATGCGGGACGTAATCGTTGAAATCGTTCGAAAAGCTCGTGAATCGGCGGAAGAGAGGGATATATTGATAAATACTCTACATGAGATACAGAAACGTTTCAAAAATTTTATTCCGCCTGAAGCAGCTGAAATTCTTTCAGAAGAACTCAATGTTCCTCTTTCTAAGATCTACGAGGTTCTCACCTTTTACACCATGTTTTCAACAAAACCAAAAGGTAGATACGTGATAAGAGTTTGTGAAAGTTTACCTTGTCACGTAGAAGGTGGTAGAGAAGTTGTCAAAGCACTTAAAGAGACGTTGAAAATAGACTTTGGCCAGACTACCTCCGATGGTATGTTCACACTTGAGATGACAAGTTGTTTGGGGTTGTGTGGTGTAGCTCCTGTCATTATGGTAAATGACGAGTATTACGGAAACATGACTCCAGAAAAGGTGAAGGAGCTCGTTGATAAATTGAGAGGTGATGTGAAATGA
- the nuoF gene encoding NADH-quinone oxidoreductase subunit NuoF: MKPITVLVSVDSNSVLLGARHFLNYLRDLVKEYNLSDTVDVLETGSMGTYPEGVIISILPDGVFYVVKSEADVKKVFEEHVLKGRRVLELEVPGYKIKRSVEVEKVAQETRIVLKNVGEIDPTRIEEYIARDGYFALAKALQMKPEEVIEEIKRSGLRGRGGAGFPTGLKWEFTYKASADQKYVLCNADEGEPGTFKDRLIMEGDPHSLIEGMIIAGYAVGATKGYIYIRGEYYSSIEILRKAIDQAYEYGFLGNNILGSGFNFDLKIRLGAGAYVAGEETALIESIEGKPARPRLKPPYPPTFGLFGKPTVVNNVETFVNVPRILLNGADWFRQFGTESSPGTKVFSLVGNVVRKGIVEVPMGVTVRDLVFKFGGGVEGGKKLKIVQTGGSAGTFIGSDKLDVPLDFDSYMKNGVSLGSGVILVADETHCAVDLALTVMRFFEHESCGKCTPCREGTRMAVQILERISRGEGRKGDLDLLREIARNAGETSFCGLGQSIPVPLLSIVNNFEDEFKAHIGADKCPVGVCEFKKKTVKRKLGVKKW; encoded by the coding sequence ATGAAGCCAATCACTGTGTTGGTGTCAGTAGATTCCAACAGTGTACTTCTGGGAGCCCGTCATTTTCTCAACTATCTCAGAGATCTTGTGAAGGAGTACAATCTGTCAGATACTGTCGATGTTCTTGAAACAGGAAGCATGGGGACTTATCCTGAAGGTGTTATTATCTCCATCCTTCCAGATGGCGTCTTTTACGTTGTGAAAAGTGAGGCTGATGTGAAAAAAGTGTTTGAAGAGCATGTGTTAAAAGGAAGAAGAGTACTCGAACTCGAGGTTCCAGGGTATAAAATAAAAAGATCTGTGGAAGTGGAAAAGGTAGCCCAGGAAACCCGTATTGTCCTGAAAAATGTGGGAGAGATAGATCCTACACGTATAGAAGAATACATTGCTAGAGATGGATACTTTGCGTTGGCTAAAGCTCTTCAAATGAAACCAGAGGAAGTGATTGAAGAAATAAAACGAAGTGGGCTCAGAGGAAGAGGTGGTGCTGGCTTCCCAACAGGTTTGAAATGGGAATTCACTTACAAGGCTTCTGCCGATCAAAAATACGTGTTGTGCAACGCCGATGAGGGAGAACCGGGTACTTTCAAAGATAGACTCATCATGGAAGGAGATCCTCACTCTCTAATAGAAGGTATGATCATAGCGGGTTACGCCGTCGGTGCTACAAAGGGATACATTTATATAAGAGGGGAGTATTACAGTTCTATCGAGATTTTAAGAAAGGCAATAGATCAAGCTTACGAATACGGTTTCTTGGGGAATAATATCCTCGGAAGTGGTTTCAATTTCGACCTGAAAATCAGACTTGGAGCAGGTGCTTATGTGGCAGGGGAGGAAACAGCTCTCATAGAATCCATAGAAGGTAAACCTGCACGTCCAAGACTCAAACCACCTTATCCACCAACTTTTGGTCTGTTTGGGAAACCCACCGTTGTGAACAACGTTGAAACTTTTGTAAATGTTCCAAGAATTCTATTGAACGGGGCCGATTGGTTCAGACAGTTTGGAACCGAGTCTTCTCCAGGAACGAAAGTGTTTTCTCTCGTCGGAAACGTTGTAAGAAAGGGAATTGTGGAAGTTCCCATGGGTGTTACCGTAAGAGATTTGGTTTTTAAATTTGGTGGAGGAGTAGAAGGCGGAAAGAAATTGAAAATAGTACAAACAGGAGGCAGTGCTGGGACGTTTATAGGCTCTGACAAACTTGATGTACCCTTAGATTTCGATTCGTATATGAAGAACGGCGTTTCTCTCGGTTCCGGAGTGATACTGGTTGCAGATGAGACTCATTGTGCGGTAGATCTTGCTCTGACAGTTATGAGGTTTTTCGAACACGAATCGTGTGGAAAATGTACTCCTTGTCGGGAGGGTACTCGAATGGCTGTTCAAATATTGGAAAGAATAAGCAGAGGAGAGGGCAGAAAAGGTGATTTGGATCTTCTGAGAGAAATAGCGCGGAATGCAGGAGAGACTTCGTTCTGCGGGTTGGGTCAGAGTATACCTGTTCCGCTGCTTTCTATAGTCAACAACTTCGAAGATGAATTCAAAGCACATATCGGTGCTGATAAATGTCCGGTGGGAGTATGTGAGTTCAAGAAGAAAACTGTGAAAAGAAAACTTGGTGTTAAAAAATGGTAA
- a CDS encoding AEC family transporter — MEFTIVIMIGYLTKGFFEADTGRILSKLVVNFTLPAAIFYSLTTSHFHFSKFAFTVAGLLSNAVLISFGFLLFSKLKDPRIRIPILLSFVGFNTGLFMYPLAESLWGPESVVNYALFDLGNSFFIFGVGKAIAERTGFKGILKVFKFPPFVVLLLSLLLNLLNVTLPMMMLNFAEMVKNANAFLVFFLVGYYLNFKSVFEKFSLIAIAEATKYVLAFFISITVVKLFSLSSFEEMNLFLAPLLPSAIMTLVYSIEKGYDAELASGLITFSTVVSTAIILTTDHLWR; from the coding sequence GTGGAATTTACCATCGTAATAATGATAGGATATTTGACGAAAGGATTCTTTGAAGCAGACACCGGCAGGATTTTATCAAAGCTCGTTGTGAATTTCACTTTACCTGCGGCCATTTTTTACAGTTTAACCACCTCACATTTTCATTTCTCTAAATTTGCCTTTACTGTAGCTGGCTTACTGAGTAACGCTGTACTGATATCCTTTGGCTTTTTGCTCTTTTCCAAATTGAAAGATCCTAGGATAAGAATCCCCATCCTTCTTTCATTTGTGGGTTTCAACACGGGTCTTTTTATGTACCCTCTCGCAGAAAGTTTATGGGGGCCTGAATCTGTTGTCAATTACGCTCTTTTTGATCTAGGGAATTCTTTTTTCATATTTGGAGTGGGGAAAGCAATAGCAGAAAGAACGGGTTTCAAGGGAATTTTAAAAGTTTTCAAATTTCCTCCTTTTGTGGTCTTGTTATTAAGCTTGTTGCTTAACCTTCTGAACGTTACTCTACCAATGATGATGCTCAACTTTGCTGAAATGGTAAAAAACGCCAATGCCTTTTTGGTTTTTTTCTTGGTTGGTTACTATTTGAACTTTAAATCTGTTTTCGAGAAATTTTCTTTGATTGCGATTGCGGAAGCTACAAAATATGTTCTAGCCTTTTTTATATCTATTACTGTTGTGAAACTGTTTTCCCTTTCTTCTTTTGAAGAAATGAATCTCTTCTTAGCACCGCTTCTTCCTTCTGCCATCATGACACTCGTCTACTCTATCGAAAAGGGTTACGACGCTGAATTGGCGAGTGGGCTCATCACTTTTTCAACGGTTGTCTCAACTGCTATCATTTTGACAACAGATCATCTTTGGAGGTGA
- a CDS encoding metallophosphoesterase: MWLILSDTHDNMQVLKRVGELVVEKKIEKIFHCGDFVAPFVLGNLLKDGVDFYGVFGNNDGEILLLNKRSNDRIKKPPFSLEVSGLKIVMMHEPVLVDTIARSQEFDLVMYGHTHEVDVKKVGKTLIINPGEACGYLSGRSTVYLFDPETREGELLEI; this comes from the coding sequence ATGTGGTTGATTCTCAGCGATACTCATGATAACATGCAGGTTTTAAAAAGAGTTGGAGAGTTAGTGGTTGAGAAGAAGATTGAGAAAATTTTCCATTGTGGTGATTTTGTCGCACCGTTCGTGTTGGGTAATCTGTTGAAAGATGGAGTGGATTTTTATGGTGTTTTTGGAAACAACGACGGGGAAATTCTGTTGTTGAACAAAAGATCCAACGATCGCATAAAAAAACCACCATTTTCTTTGGAAGTTTCGGGGCTGAAGATCGTGATGATGCATGAACCCGTTCTAGTTGACACGATTGCTCGCTCTCAAGAGTTCGATCTTGTGATGTATGGTCATACACACGAAGTAGATGTAAAAAAAGTGGGAAAGACTCTGATAATCAACCCCGGCGAGGCATGTGGTTATCTTTCCGGCAGGAGCACAGTCTACCTCTTTGATCCTGAAACTCGCGAAGGCGAACTCTTGGAGATCTGA